GACACACTGGCGAATGTCGTACAGCAAGCCAAGTTACCTGCAGCTCAGCGTTCTGCAGCAGTCAATGCCCTTTCCGCGCTGGATGCTAGCAAGGCTGAATCACTTCTGATTGCTTATATCACACAAACCGATTTACCTGCCGAAGTGCGTGAGAAGGCAGCCAGCCTGGCTGCCGGGCTGAACAAACCTGCGGTGCGTGAACAGTTGTTTGCAGCACTTCTCGTGGTACCCAGCAGGCTGGCCAATGTCATTGCCTACACACTGGCCAACACTCCACCAGGTGCTGACGCTCTTTTGCAGGTTGTTGAGAAAGGCAAAGTTCCGCCAGCTATCCTGCTGACTACTTCAGTGCAGTCCCGCATTATGAATCACAACCGTCAGGATTTTCGTGAACGCTACGCCAGGCTGACTCAGGGGCTGCCACCGGCAGATATCAAGCTGGCCGAACTTGTTGCCCAGCGTAGCAGCCAATTTACAACCAGCAAACCAAACGCTACGCGTGGCGCAGCATTATTCAAACAGCATTGCTTCAACTGTCATCAGCTTGCCAATGAAGGCGCCAAAGTAGGCCCGCAACTCGATGGCGTGGGTATTCGCGGTGTTGAGCGACTGCTGGAAGATATTCTTGACCCTAACCGCAATGTCGATCAGGCCTTCCGGGCAACCGTGGTTGTGCTGAAAGATGGCAGAACACTCAACGGTCTTAAAGTACGCGAAGAAGGCAACATTGTCGTCATGGTTGATGCACAAGGCAAGGAACAGAAATTTGACAAGAACGACGTGGAGGAAAGCAAGATCACTAATCTTTCACCCATGCCTGCCACTTTTGATACGCAACTGAAGCCGGAAGAACTCAATGATCTTCTGGCGTATCTGCTCTCACAACGCGTGGCTAAATAGCAATGGTTATTCAGTAACGGCAACTGGTACTGTCAGGCTTGCTGTACGTGCATTATGCTTGTCCACTGCCTTGAAGACAACTTGATACTTTCCAGCCTTATCCAGGGGTAAGTCAAAACGGAGTTGGAGCGGTTCATTGGTGCTGACATCCGTGAAGGCGCTGGTTTGCGGCTTACCCAGTGTTTTGCCCTGGCTATCCTGAACTTCGAGAGTTATTTCGAGCGAACCGTTGCCGTCCTTACCTTTGCTGAGACCAACTGCATTCAGCGACATGGACATCACTTCTCCCACACAGCCTGTGCAGGGCGTTTCACTTTGCCCGAGCGGCCCGCGGCCAGTCTGTAATCGAATCAGGCCAAACCCGGCTGGAAGAACTTTATAGGCCTGTTCAACAGTTACGTTAGTCTTGGCAATCATGTCGCCCAATACTAGCTTGGCTTTGTAATTGCCGGCTGGTTGATCAAGAGGAATTGCCAGGCGAAATGCAAATCGGCTCGAACCACCAGCCATCACTCCCAGCCTGGCTGGGCTCATGCCATAATCTTCCGAGCCAATCAGTTTTCCGGTACTATCTTCCACCATCAGCTTGGCCGAAAATCGATAGCGTCCTTCTTCATCAAGCTTGAAACCTGCAACATCGAATGTGACGTGCATGACATCGCCTGGCAGGTAGCTGGCATCGGATCGAATCGGCCCCAGGTCAACCAGTGTTGGCCTGACTTTGCTGACCACCAGCTTGCCATCCGTTTGAGGCATTGCACACAACAGCAGACATACTACAGACCACATGACCAGGCTCCTGACAACGGGTTAGATGGTTTGTTGTATGAAGCTGAAGCCCCAAGAGAAAACGAGACAACCACATGGGCTGTCTCGTTTCTGGATGAACAACTTATCGGCAGCGGCCGCCTCGGCAGGTGCCGGAGTAGATCACTGTGCCGGTGGTTACCGGGGTCGTGGTGGTGGTAGTATTGCCTTCCACCTTGGTGGCTGGCTTGCTTTCGACAACCTGGCCGCAGCTTCCAGTGCTGCAGTTGCTGGCGGTGCCACAGGTGTTGTTGGTCGTGCAGCTTCCATCGCTGCAGCCACGAACACGACGGCCTCGGCGGCCACCTGCATCGGCATCGACTGTCAGCATACCTGCCACTGCCAAAGCGAGTGCAAAAACTTTCCAAGATTTCATGACATACTCCAACCTGTTCAACAAGGTGTTAATCAAACGGGGCCAACAGGGACTGCTCCCGCAGAGTTGGGCAGGATATCTGATAAACTGCGAATGGCTAGTGAACGAGGAAAGATGCGAAGTTTTTAACGATTGTATCGAATGAACATTGGCACAATTACCGATTATTTAACACTGAAAAAGCAATTATGCAACGATTTCATCATTTCAATATTGTTGCAATCTGGTTCAATGACTTTCGATGAATGTCTGGAACCTGTGCATCTAAAACAGGATGCCCCACCACCAGGAGCAGAAACGGACGTTCGAAGGCAGGTCGATTCAAAATCGCATTCAGGAACTTCATGGGGCTGGGTGTATGCGTTAAAGTTGCCAACCCGGCCTGATGCAGACAGGTGATCAGCATACCCACCGCGATACCAGTAGATTCTACTGCATAATAATGCTTGAGTTGCGATCCATCTTCCTTGAAGCCATAGGGTTGCACCATGCATGCAATCAGCCAGGGTGCGTCTTCCAGAAATGGTTTATTGCTATCGGTACCGAGTGGCTCCAAAGCAGCCAGCCATTCTGGTGGCGCCCGGTGAGCATAGAATTCCCGTTCCTCTTCCTCAGCAGCCAGGCGAATGGTTCGCTTGATATCGCGATTACTGATGGCCACAAAATGCCAGGGCTGCAGATTGGCCCCGCTGGGTGAGGTTCCAGCTGATCGGATTGCCGCTTCAATAACTGCCTGATCTACTGGCCGATTGCTGAAGTGCCTGACCGTACGCCGTTGATTCATTTGTTGATAAAAGAGTTCAGCACGCTGTAGCATTTCCGCATCAGAAAAAGACGGATGGTATGCCAAAGGAATTGTCACAGGCGGTTTCATTTATCACCTCAATTCATACATTTCAGGAAATCGGCCACCTGCAGCACCTCGTGCGCGCGCCTGTTTTTAAGGGGTTTTCATCGATGGATCGCTCTGCTTGACATTTTCATAGCTTCAACCATCGTGCACAGGAACATGTCTGGATTGGAGTCCTGACCCACTATTGGCCTACTGCAGCACCCCGCGCGCGCACCAGCCTGTCACATGGCAACTAAATGTAACTGAAAAATCGGCTGTCATCAGAATCAGGATAGCGTGTCCATCAACTCTATTAAATTTATACATTTGTATAGTAAATACAAGTGTACAAGTTTGAAAGCATTTTCAATTTTCCGATGGTTCCAGACATTGATATCCCTGAACCTGACCGGCGATTCGTGACGAACAACCAGTAGTGTGGCTTTTGATATTCATTTTCGTGAGGAACTTGTCATGTATCGATTGTTCATTGCCGGATGTTGTGCAGTCGCATTGATCGGCTGCAGCGGATCGAGTGGTTCGGTTCAAAAAGGCGCCGTCTCCACTACGTTGGGTGAGGGAATAGAACTGGTAGTTCTGAACCTTCCAGGCATGACATGAGGTGGCTGTGCCGCTTCGGTTCGAAGCGACCTGACCAAGGTAGAAGGCGTTAGCGACATACAGACCGATACCTCTACCCGTTTGTGCTCATTCCAATTGAAGAACAAGAATCTGGATCTGAAAGCCACACTGGATAAATTTGCCGAGACCAACACACATCTTGCAGGATGGAGCAAAGTGGAGAAGAAGTAGCAACCCATG
This portion of the Planctomycetia bacterium genome encodes:
- a CDS encoding nitroreductase family protein; translation: MKPPVTIPLAYHPSFSDAEMLQRAELFYQQMNQRRTVRHFSNRPVDQAVIEAAIRSAGTSPSGANLQPWHFVAISNRDIKRTIRLAAEEEEREFYAHRAPPEWLAALEPLGTDSNKPFLEDAPWLIACMVQPYGFKEDGSQLKHYYAVESTGIAVGMLITCLHQAGLATLTHTPSPMKFLNAILNRPAFERPFLLLVVGHPVLDAQVPDIHRKSLNQIATILK